In the genome of Lysobacter sp. 5GHs7-4, the window GACGCCGCCCGTCGTGGGAGCCGATGCGCCAGGCTCAGCCCTGCTGCTGGAAGTACACCTCTTCGTACGGCTGCACCACCACCCAGCCGTTGCCGGAGAACTTGAGCTGGATGCTCTCGCCCGAGCCGCGGCCGAACAAGGTGCCCAGCGAGATGTCGGTGACGATGTCGGGGCTGAGGTTGCCGGACCAGGCCACGGTGGCGTTGGGATCGGTGAACACCGGCTGCTCCGGCGTCACCGCCAGGGTCAGCGGCTCGTAATGCGAGGTGATCGCGACCACGCCGCTGCCGGAAAGCTTCATGTTGAACAAGCCGCCGGACATCATGCCCGACACCTTGCGCATCATCTTGATCTCGGACGCCACGCCGTCCTCGTAGGCGAGCACGTCGTTGCCGTTGACGAAGATCGATTCGCCGGCCAGGCGCAGCAGGGTCACCTTCTTGCCGGCGTCGGCGATGTAGACCCGGCCCTGGCCTTCCATCTTCATCATCTGCGTGCCTTCGCCGCTGATGGCCTTCTTCAGCAGGTTGCCCAGGCCCTGTTCCAGCATGCCCTGGCGGATGAACTTCACGCCGCCGCGGTAGGCGACCATCGAGCCGGCCTTGGCCCAGACGCGACCGTTGAGTTTGACTTCCAACAGATGCGAACTCTCCAGCTCGAAGGTCTCCGGGCTGAGGTCCTTCTGGCTGCTGGCTTCGACGAAATCCTTGAGGTTCTTGATGCTCATGTGCGGTCCTGCGCTAGTGGAAGCGGAAGCATAAGCGACCGCGCGCGCGCCGGCATGACAAAAAAAGGCCGCCCGGAGGCGGCCTGAGGTGCTGGGAGAGATCCCGATCTTGCGACCCGCACATACGCATCCGCGCTGGCGGCGATCCTGCGCCGCGCAGCGCGATGGTTCAGAACTGCAGCGAGTAACGCGCGTTGACCGCGTGGTCGCGCGCCTCGTCGGCCCACTGGCCGCTGTAGGTGAACTCGAGCAGGCCGTTGTCGCCCAGCCGTGCCGCCAGGCCGGCCTCGAACACGGTCGCATCCTCGGCGATCGGCGCGCCGTGTACGTCGAACGCGCCGCCGTTGCGCCAGGCCACCGTGGCCGCCGGCGTTTCCGCGCCGCCGGCATGGCGCCGGCCGAGACCGCCGCGCAGGTTCAACCAGCTTTGCTCCTGCTGCGCGCCCTTGAGGCCGACGTTGAATCGCAGGCCCACGGTCGACAGATCCAGGCGCTGGTCGGCGCTGGCGCCGCTGAGCGCGGCCGCGCCGCCGCTTTCCTGGAAACCGTCGCTGCCCACGCGCACCTGCGCGTACTGCGCGTACGGCTCCCACTCCCAGGCGCCGGTGGCGATGCGGTAGCCGCCCTCGACGAAGACTTGACGGGTGTCGCCGTCGTAGTCGGCGCGGGCGCGGTCGCTGAAGCCGGGGAAGCTCACGCTGCGCTCGATCTCGATCTCGTGGCGGGCGTAGCTGGCACCGGCGCGCAGACCGAAACCGCCCCAGTTCTGCCCCAGGTACAGGCCCAGGTGACGCGAACGGATCTCGCCGCGCGAACCGCGCTCGCCGAGCTTGGCGTCGCTGCGGCCGACGCCGCCGAGCACGCCCACGCGCCAGCCGTTACCGAAGCGGTAGTCGTAGCCCAGCAGGCTGGCGTCGCCGTTGTAGCCGACTTCGCCGGCGTTGCCGTCGGCGTGCAGGGTGCCGCCGTTCTTGAGCAACTGGATCCAGGCCGCAGATTCGGCCTCGCCCTTGGCCGCGGCGTCGAACGCGCCTTGGCCGGCCTGCGCGCGCGCCAAGGCGGCCTCGCGCACGTGGCGGCTGCTGTCGATCAACACCGAACGCGTGCTGGCGTGCAGTTCGCCGCTCAGGTCGTCCAGCGCGTCCAGGGCCTGCGCCGGGAACAGCTGCGTCAGCGGCTGCACCAGGCCCTGCCCGATCGCCAGCGCATCCACCGCGCCGGCCGCCGAACGCTGGTTGTAGGTATTGGCGACGCTGGCCACGCTGGCGCCGCGCACCACGTCCACCGTCACCTTGTCGGCGCTGTAGGCCAGGTCGAACTTCAGGAACGGCGAGAACGCGCTGTGGTCGATGCCGGCGAAGCGGCCGTCGATGCCGGAGGTCGCCGAGAGGATGTCGTAGCGCTGGCCCAGCAGATAAGTGCCCGGGCCCTGGAACACGCGCACGGTGCCGCCCAGCAAGCTCGCGTGGCCGTTGACGCGCAGCAGGTCCGAGGCCGACGGCGCGGCCAGTTCGACCTGATAGAACGAACCGGCGGCCTGGGTGTAGTCGCCGTCGATGGTCAGGGTGCCGATCGAGTTGCCCGGCGCGATGGTGCCTTCGACGCGGGTCGTGCCCAGCGTGCCGGTGCCGCCGAGCACGCCGCCGACGCCGATCAGCGTGCTGCCGCCGCGCTGTTCGCCGTTGAAGGCGACCTTGCCGCCGTTGACCGCGAACGTCACGTTTTCCAGCACGCCGCCGGCCGCGACCAGGCCCCAGCCGCCATTGACGTTGAAGGCCAGGTCGTGGAGCCCGCCCTCGATGCGGGCGACGCCGGAGGCGACGTTGAGGTCGGTGCTGGTGAGCTGGCCGGTCAGCAGCAGATCGCCGCCGTCGACATCGAGCGAGCCGGACAGCTTGTTGCCGCCGGCCAGTTCCAGCCGGCCTTGGCGCACGCTGGCGCCGGCGAAGCTGTTGTCGCCGCTCAGGCGCAGCCAGCCGATGCCGGACTTGGTCAGCCGGCCGGGGCCGGAAATGTCGTTGCTCCAATCGTCCCAGGCATCGCCTTCCCAGACCTTGGCGCCGCCGGCGCGCTGGTTCATCGCCACCTCGGTGTCGACGCGGAACTGACCCGGACCGTCGATGGCCTTCTTGAGGTCGATCAGACCCCAGCCGTACACCTCGTCCACGCCCTCGTCGCCCAGGTCGGTGGCGGTGGTCAGCAGCACGTCGCGGATCTGCGGATTGTCGAGATAGGGATAGCGCTCCATCAGCAGCGCCAGCGAGCCGGTGACGTGCGGCGACGCCATCGAGGTGCCGGTGTTGTCGCCGTAGCCGTACTGCGTGTCGGCGCCGTCGATCTCCAGGTTGTAGGAGCCGTCCGGATTCTTCACCACGCGGCCGTCGATCTCGCCGCCGATGATGGTGGAGTGGATGTCGGTACCCGGCGCGGCCACGCACCAGTCCTTGCTCAGGCCGCAGATGCTGGAGCTGACGTCGAGGTTGAGGTCGCGGCCGACGTTGACCACGCTCAGCCAGTACTTCTCGATCTCCGGCGCGAAGCGCGGCAAGGTGGCGTAGGCGCCGGCGATGTTGCCGTAGTCGTTGCCGGCGGCCCAGACGTTGATGATGCCGCTGCGCAGCGAGGCGTCGGCGAAGATGCGGTAGTACTCCGGATAGGCGGCGTACTCCAGGTCCATGTCTTCCGGCGTGGTCGGCTCGGTGCCGTTGCCCCAGCTGTGGTTGATCGCGCGCACGCCCTGCGCGGCCATCTGGTCGAACATGCTGTTGAGCGCGTCCTCGCCGGGGCCCTGGGTCAGGGTGCGCCGCGCGATCCCGTCGTCGCCGGTGTAGTACTCGTAGATACGGTTGAAGAACAGCTTGGACGCGGTCAGCGAGGCGCCGGTGGCGACGCCGTGCATGCCGTTGCCGTCGCGGTTGGCGACCATGGTGCCGGCGACGTGGGTGCCGTGATCGCCGTACTCCAGGATCAGGCGGATGCCGCTGCCGCCGAACGACAGCTCCGGCGGGATGGTGTCGCCGAGATAGTAGGCGTCGATCTCGGCGGTATCGCCGTCGGAGAAGAAGCAGGCGTTGGGCCCGGTGATGGCGCTGCTGGCCAGGCAGTCGGGATCGCTGATGCGGATGCTGCGATGATCGCGCCCGCCGAACTCCGAGTGCGCCAACGCCGAACCGCTGTCGAAGATGCCCAGGCGCACGCCGCGACCGCTGAGGCCGCGCGCGTAGGCGTACTCCGCGCCGATCGCGCCCAGGCCCCAGTCGGCCTTGAACTCGCCGCTGCGCCAGCTCGCCGCGTCGCCGATGACGCCGCCTTCCTGGTACGCATCCTGCGCCATCGCCGGCGCCACCGCGCCGAGCAGCAGGCCGGCCAGAATCGCCGACGACAGCGCCGAACGGGCGTGCTGCCGATTCTGACGACGGGTACGTGTTGCGCTTGCACTGCTTTGCATGCTGCCGATGCTCCTTCGATGGGCGGCGCGACGGGATCGCGTGGGGATGAGGAGGGGTGCGGTGCGACGCGAGCCGCTCCCCTGATCGCCGGTGGATGCGGACCGTCGCCAGCGCGACCCCTGTCATCAAATAACGCAGTAGCGCCGCACTCCCCTACCCGCGCGTGCGCCGTGCTCCCCGCAGCGAAATCGCCGCCTCCGAAGTACTCAACGATAAATGCGCCAAAAAGATGCCAACACCTGCGCTCACAGGCACGGTTTCTTCAGAAGCGGTAGGCCGCGCTCAGCAGGTAGTAGCGGCCGCGCGGGTCGTCGTAGGCGATGTCGTAGCCGCCCTTGCTGGTGTCGTAGTTGACCGGCGTGCGATCGCCGAGATCGTGCACGTTGAGCGAGAAGCGCCAGCGCTCGACGTTGTAGTCGAAGTTCAGATCCAGCGTGGTCGCGCCCGGATTGCGGCAGTGGCCGGCGAGCACGTTGCGCTTCGGACAATCCTGGTCGGGCAGCCCGATCCGCGACGAACCCAGCATGCGCGCGTTCAAGGTCGTGCTCCAGTTGCCGTAGGCCCATTGCAGGCCCGCCAGCGCGGTGCGGTCCGGCGCGCCGTAACCGGCGTAGTCCAGCACCTCGCTCTCGGCGTCGATGCGCCGCGACAGTTGTTCGAGGTAATTGCCGGCCAGACGCATCGAGAAGCGGCCCCAGCGCTGCGTCTGCAGACGGTACTCGGCCTCGAACTCCCAGCCGCGCACGTGGGTCTCGCCGATGTTGTCGTAGTAGTCCTGCACGCCGACCAGTTCGCCCTCGTCGTCGCGCTTGAACGAACGCGTGGTCATGGTGTTCAAGCCGCTCACCGCCAGGATCTCGTTGCGGCGGCGGATGTCGAAGTGGTCCAGGGCCAGGCTGAAGCTGGGGTTCGGCGCCCACACCAGGCCCAGGGTGTAGCTGCGCGAGGTTTCCGGCTTGAGGTCGGTGTTCTCGAACGCGCTGCGCGTGACCACGCACTGGGTCTCGCCGTTGGGGCCGACGATGGGATTGTCGCAGGGGCCGAAACCCTGGTGGTCCTGCACCACCGCGATCTGATCGGAGACGTTGGGGCGCCGCAGCTCGTACAGCGACGGCGCGCGGTAGCCGGTCGCCCAGGTGCCGCGGAAGGTCAGCGTGTCCAGCGCGCTCCACTTCAGGCCCATCTTCGGCGACAGCTTGTGGCGGTAGCGTTCGCGGTAGTCGGCGCGCAGCGCGAATTCGCCCTGCAGGCGCGGCGCCAGCGGTGCGCTGAGCTCGGCGTACAGCGCGGCGTTCATCTGGCTGTCGTCGACGCGCACCTTGGGCGGGCTGAGCGCGACGTCGTGCTCGACCATGCGCGGGTCGGGGCGGTTTTCCAGGGCGTCGCGTCCGAGTTCCAGGCCCGCGGCCACGCGCGTGCGCCCGGCCGGCAGCGAGAACCAGGGGCCGTTCACCCCCAGCGTGGCCTGATCCAGCTCGGCCTTGCCGCGCGCGGTCAGGCGCGGCGACAGCGCCGTCAGCACCTCGCGGCTGTTGGCGCCGTTGAAGCGGTAGCGCAGGTCGTTGGCCAATTCGTTGAACGCGCTCAGGCTGACCAGGCCGTCGATGCGGTTGACCACCGAGTTTTCGTGGTGGGCATAGGACGCGCTCCATTCCCAGTCGCCGCGGTAGCGCTTGATGCCGGCGCTCAGGTCCGAGGTGCGCGCCGAGCTGCGCGTGCGGATCTGGCCGACGTCGTAGAAGGCGTAGCGCAGGAAGTTGATGTCGTCGGGAAACAGCGCGTCCGGATGCTCGCCGGACATGGTCACTTCGGCGTAGAACGGCGCGCCGCGCAATTGCTGCGAGACCTCGCCCAAACGCAGGTCGGCGTAGACCTCGGTGTCGGCGCCGATCGGCTGCCGCCAATGCGCGTAGAACGAAGTGCGCTCGGACTCCGGCTGCAGGCTCACGTGCTTGGCCGTGTCCAGGTAGCACAGGCGCTGGGCGTCCTGGTAACGGCGCGGGCACGAGGACCAGGTGATGCCGGTGTTGTAGTCGTGATAGCCCAGGCCGATGCGCCAGTCGCCGAGTTCGTCGCCGCTGCGGTCCATGCTGCGCCAGGAGCGTTGCGCGCCGGACAGGCCGTCCTGCTGGAAATAGTCGGCGCTCAGGAACAGGTTGCCGCCGCGCTTGAGGTCCACGCCGGTGCTGACCGACAGCCGGCGCTGCTTGGCGTCGTTGCGGTCGGACACGCCCAGGCGCGCCACCGCTTCCGAACCCTGCTGGTCCTTCTTGAGGATGATGTTGACCACGCCGGCCATGGCGTCGGCGCCGTAGATGGCCGAGGCGCCGCCGCGGATGATCTCGATGCGTTCGACGATGCTGAGCGGAATGCCGTCCAGGTCGGTCAGGCCGCCCAGGTCGGCCGAGATCAGGCCGTAATTGGCGATGCGCTGGCCGTCGACCAGGAACAAGGTGGCGCGCGGGCCCAGCGCGTTGAGGCTGGTGGTGGCGGCGGCCGCGAACGGCTGCTGGTAGGGTTCGCCGCCCTCGGCCGCGACCGCGACCGGGTGGTGGCCGACCATGCCGGGCTGGAAGCGCAGCAGCTCGAACAGGGTCTGGTGGCCGCTGGCCTCGATTTCGTCGCGGCCGATCAGGGTCATCGGCGAGACCGGCACCGATTCCAGGTCGCTGCGCGGGATATGGCTGCCGGTGACGTGGACCGGGCCCAGGTTGGTCGGTTCCTCGATGCGCGGCACCGGCGGCGGCGGCCGCGGCGGCGGTGCCGGCTTGGCCACGGGCGCGGGCTTGGGCGCGGCCTGCAGCAGGAAGGTGTCGTCGTTGACCCGGACCACGCGCAAACCCTGGCCCTGCAGCAGGCGCTCCAGCGCCTGCGCCGGCGCGAGCTCGCCGCGCAGGCCGGCGCTGCGTTTGCGCGCGACCAGGGCCGGGCTGTACAGGATCTGGACGCGGCTCTGGGTGGCCAGGGCCTGCAGCGCGTCGTCGAGCGCGCCGGGGCGGATCGAGAATCGCGTAACCGTCGGAGACGCGGCCGCAGCGGTCTGCGTGCCCTGCGCTGCCAGGCACAACAAGAACGCACTCGAGATGGCTAACGTGTGCCTAACTCTGGCCATTCATCCGGTGCGTCTAATCCCCCGAGCGATCACGATACGGAAGCCCGGGTAGGCCTGCAACGCGGCGCCACTATTGGTTGCACTTGCCGGCGCGCGGGATTTCACTGACGTGCGGCGTGCAGCAGGATCTCGTGCTCGCCGACCTTGCGCGCCTGCAGCGACCAGCCGCGCTGCAGCGCCGCCAGCAAGGCCTCCTGGTCGTCGATGTGGAACACGCCGCTGACCTTGAGCGCGCCCAGCGACGGCTGCTCCAGGCGCAGCTGGGTCTTGGAATAGCGGTTCATCTCGTCCAGCAGCTGGTCGAGGCGGCGGTTCTTGAAGATCAGGTCGCCGCGCGGCCAGGCCTGGGCCACGGTCAGGTCCAGCGGACGCTTGGGCGCCAGCGTGCCGCCGCCCTCGATGCGTACCTGCTCGCCCGGGGCCAGGGTGCTGGTGGCGCGGGTCTGGCCGGCGCCTACGGCGACCTCGACCTCGCCCTCGATCAGGCCGACATCGACGGCGCTGCCGTCGCGACTGACCTGGAAGGTGGTGCCGATGTCGCGAATGGTGCCGTCGCCGGCCTTGACCAGGAACGGGCGCGGCCCGCTGCGCTGGCCGCTGTCGCGGCCGACCGCGAACTGGACCCGCCCGCGCGCGACCTCGACGGTGCGGCTGTCGCGGTCGAAACGCGTGGTCACCGCGCTATGGGTGTCCAGCAGCAAGGTGGTGCCGTCGCTGAGGGCGATGGTGCGCTGCTCGCCGATGGCGGTGACGTAGCGGTCGATCTGCGCCGGTGCCGGCCGCTGCATCCAGGCCGCCACGCCGATCGCGACCGCCAGGGTGGCGGCGATCGCCGCCCCCGGCGCCAGCCAGGGGTGGACGCGATGCCGGCTGGCCGCGCTGTCGCGGCGCGCCACGCGCGCGGCCGCGCGCAGCAACTCGTCGTCGCCCAGCTCGGCCGACAGTTGGTGGATGCGCTCGACTTCGCGGTAATCGCGGGTATTGGCCGGCGAGGCGCTGAGCCAGCGCTCGAAGGCCTCGCGGTCCTGGCCGTCGCTGTCGGGGGCGTTGAGGCGCGCGACCCAGGCCTCGGCCGGGCCGGTTTCGTCCAGATCCGTTTCGTCGTACCGATTCGAGTTCGCGCTTGCCGTGTTCATGCGTCACCTGCCGTCTCTGACAGATTTTCCCTCAGACGCAAGCGCAACAGCACCAGTGCGCGACCGATATGTTTCTCCACAGCCTTGACCGAGATCCCACAATGGCGAGCGATCTCGGTATAGCTCATGCCTTCGATGCGGTTGAGCA includes:
- a CDS encoding FecR domain-containing protein; translated protein: MNTASANSNRYDETDLDETGPAEAWVARLNAPDSDGQDREAFERWLSASPANTRDYREVERIHQLSAELGDDELLRAAARVARRDSAASRHRVHPWLAPGAAIAATLAVAIGVAAWMQRPAPAQIDRYVTAIGEQRTIALSDGTTLLLDTHSAVTTRFDRDSRTVEVARGRVQFAVGRDSGQRSGPRPFLVKAGDGTIRDIGTTFQVSRDGSAVDVGLIEGEVEVAVGAGQTRATSTLAPGEQVRIEGGGTLAPKRPLDLTVAQAWPRGDLIFKNRRLDQLLDEMNRYSKTQLRLEQPSLGALKVSGVFHIDDQEALLAALQRGWSLQARKVGEHEILLHAARQ
- a CDS encoding TonB-dependent receptor — its product is MLCLAAQGTQTAAAASPTVTRFSIRPGALDDALQALATQSRVQILYSPALVARKRSAGLRGELAPAQALERLLQGQGLRVVRVNDDTFLLQAAPKPAPVAKPAPPPRPPPPVPRIEEPTNLGPVHVTGSHIPRSDLESVPVSPMTLIGRDEIEASGHQTLFELLRFQPGMVGHHPVAVAAEGGEPYQQPFAAAATTSLNALGPRATLFLVDGQRIANYGLISADLGGLTDLDGIPLSIVERIEIIRGGASAIYGADAMAGVVNIILKKDQQGSEAVARLGVSDRNDAKQRRLSVSTGVDLKRGGNLFLSADYFQQDGLSGAQRSWRSMDRSGDELGDWRIGLGYHDYNTGITWSSCPRRYQDAQRLCYLDTAKHVSLQPESERTSFYAHWRQPIGADTEVYADLRLGEVSQQLRGAPFYAEVTMSGEHPDALFPDDINFLRYAFYDVGQIRTRSSARTSDLSAGIKRYRGDWEWSASYAHHENSVVNRIDGLVSLSAFNELANDLRYRFNGANSREVLTALSPRLTARGKAELDQATLGVNGPWFSLPAGRTRVAAGLELGRDALENRPDPRMVEHDVALSPPKVRVDDSQMNAALYAELSAPLAPRLQGEFALRADYRERYRHKLSPKMGLKWSALDTLTFRGTWATGYRAPSLYELRRPNVSDQIAVVQDHQGFGPCDNPIVGPNGETQCVVTRSAFENTDLKPETSRSYTLGLVWAPNPSFSLALDHFDIRRRNEILAVSGLNTMTTRSFKRDDEGELVGVQDYYDNIGETHVRGWEFEAEYRLQTQRWGRFSMRLAGNYLEQLSRRIDAESEVLDYAGYGAPDRTALAGLQWAYGNWSTTLNARMLGSSRIGLPDQDCPKRNVLAGHCRNPGATTLDLNFDYNVERWRFSLNVHDLGDRTPVNYDTSKGGYDIAYDDPRGRYYLLSAAYRF
- a CDS encoding autotransporter serine protease, which encodes MQSSASATRTRRQNRQHARSALSSAILAGLLLGAVAPAMAQDAYQEGGVIGDAASWRSGEFKADWGLGAIGAEYAYARGLSGRGVRLGIFDSGSALAHSEFGGRDHRSIRISDPDCLASSAITGPNACFFSDGDTAEIDAYYLGDTIPPELSFGGSGIRLILEYGDHGTHVAGTMVANRDGNGMHGVATGASLTASKLFFNRIYEYYTGDDGIARRTLTQGPGEDALNSMFDQMAAQGVRAINHSWGNGTEPTTPEDMDLEYAAYPEYYRIFADASLRSGIINVWAAGNDYGNIAGAYATLPRFAPEIEKYWLSVVNVGRDLNLDVSSSICGLSKDWCVAAPGTDIHSTIIGGEIDGRVVKNPDGSYNLEIDGADTQYGYGDNTGTSMASPHVTGSLALLMERYPYLDNPQIRDVLLTTATDLGDEGVDEVYGWGLIDLKKAIDGPGQFRVDTEVAMNQRAGGAKVWEGDAWDDWSNDISGPGRLTKSGIGWLRLSGDNSFAGASVRQGRLELAGGNKLSGSLDVDGGDLLLTGQLTSTDLNVASGVARIEGGLHDLAFNVNGGWGLVAAGGVLENVTFAVNGGKVAFNGEQRGGSTLIGVGGVLGGTGTLGTTRVEGTIAPGNSIGTLTIDGDYTQAAGSFYQVELAAPSASDLLRVNGHASLLGGTVRVFQGPGTYLLGQRYDILSATSGIDGRFAGIDHSAFSPFLKFDLAYSADKVTVDVVRGASVASVANTYNQRSAAGAVDALAIGQGLVQPLTQLFPAQALDALDDLSGELHASTRSVLIDSSRHVREAALARAQAGQGAFDAAAKGEAESAAWIQLLKNGGTLHADGNAGEVGYNGDASLLGYDYRFGNGWRVGVLGGVGRSDAKLGERGSRGEIRSRHLGLYLGQNWGGFGLRAGASYARHEIEIERSVSFPGFSDRARADYDGDTRQVFVEGGYRIATGAWEWEPYAQYAQVRVGSDGFQESGGAAALSGASADQRLDLSTVGLRFNVGLKGAQQEQSWLNLRGGLGRRHAGGAETPAATVAWRNGGAFDVHGAPIAEDATVFEAGLAARLGDNGLLEFTYSGQWADEARDHAVNARYSLQF
- a CDS encoding AIM24 family protein, coding for MSIKNLKDFVEASSQKDLSPETFELESSHLLEVKLNGRVWAKAGSMVAYRGGVKFIRQGMLEQGLGNLLKKAISGEGTQMMKMEGQGRVYIADAGKKVTLLRLAGESIFVNGNDVLAYEDGVASEIKMMRKVSGMMSGGLFNMKLSGSGVVAITSHYEPLTLAVTPEQPVFTDPNATVAWSGNLSPDIVTDISLGTLFGRGSGESIQLKFSGNGWVVVQPYEEVYFQQQG